The following coding sequences lie in one Gemmatimonadota bacterium genomic window:
- a CDS encoding carboxypeptidase regulatory-like domain-containing protein produces the protein MRSRLLTFLLALPLGAGALHAQDPAGRLEGFVFDSTTGETLSGARVVMWGTAYQVESDAVGSFLFEDIPVGSYSIVFFHPRLGHLGISSGSQQVEVGLRQSEPLVLSTPSMSTIVGQMCLLDTGNPNAANVTGQVIDATEGVGMPRARVILRWQEAGRERERPVDTDVEGWFSVCGVPRDVDIAASAEFLGLSSPRREFRVAPAQTHRVDFPLGELDESSVTGGLTDMDSGDPIEGAQIQLRDTRFSTMSDERGLFRLRDVPPGEYTLVVSHITHATRTEAISVGSGVGVNLGIVMAEEAIELDPIIVTIEAQTMAEQLSAGGHLVTAEELAPVKERVTTLVDLLFQAPIPGLIVRRAEGDICAQFASGQVRFMKSGCESATFYIDGARQASAQVLMDLPDDIIDHIVVYRPVEAGAIFGTGGSRGVVMIYTKGGVRRSQRR, from the coding sequence ATGCGATCTCGCCTTCTGACCTTCCTGCTCGCTCTCCCGCTGGGAGCGGGCGCGCTGCATGCGCAGGATCCGGCGGGCCGTCTCGAGGGCTTCGTCTTCGACAGCACCACCGGCGAGACGCTGTCGGGGGCACGGGTGGTCATGTGGGGCACGGCCTACCAGGTCGAGAGCGACGCGGTCGGATCGTTCTTGTTCGAAGACATTCCCGTCGGATCCTATTCGATCGTCTTCTTCCATCCGCGCCTCGGCCACCTGGGCATTTCCTCCGGATCGCAGCAGGTGGAGGTCGGCCTCAGGCAGAGCGAGCCCTTGGTCCTCTCCACGCCGAGCATGTCCACCATCGTCGGGCAGATGTGTCTGCTCGACACCGGTAACCCCAACGCCGCCAACGTGACGGGCCAGGTCATCGACGCCACGGAAGGTGTGGGCATGCCGCGAGCGCGGGTGATCCTGCGCTGGCAGGAGGCCGGAAGGGAGCGCGAGCGCCCGGTCGATACCGACGTAGAAGGATGGTTCAGCGTGTGCGGTGTGCCGAGGGACGTCGACATCGCCGCCAGCGCCGAGTTCCTCGGGCTCTCCAGCCCCCGCCGCGAATTCCGGGTCGCACCCGCTCAGACCCACCGGGTCGACTTCCCTCTCGGTGAGCTGGACGAGTCGAGCGTGACGGGTGGGCTCACGGACATGGACAGCGGCGATCCCATCGAGGGCGCCCAGATCCAACTGCGTGACACCCGGTTCAGCACGATGAGCGATGAGCGCGGACTCTTCCGGCTGCGTGACGTGCCGCCGGGCGAGTACACCCTGGTCGTCTCCCACATCACGCATGCCACCCGGACCGAAGCCATCAGCGTCGGCAGTGGCGTGGGTGTGAACCTGGGCATCGTGATGGCCGAGGAAGCCATCGAGCTCGATCCCATCATCGTCACCATCGAGGCGCAGACGATGGCGGAGCAACTCTCGGCCGGTGGACATCTCGTCACCGCAGAGGAGCTGGCGCCGGTGAAGGAACGGGTCACCACCCTGGTGGACCTGCTGTTCCAGGCGCCGATCCCGGGCTTGATCGTCCGGCGGGCCGAGGGCGACATCTGTGCCCAGTTCGCTTCGGGTCAGGTGCGCTTCATGAAGTCCGGGTGCGAGTCGGCCACCTTCTATATCGACGGTGCCCGGCAAGCCAGCGCACAGGTCCTGATGGACCTCCCGGACGACATCATCGACCACATCGTGGTCTACAGGCCGGTCGAAGCGGGGGCCATCTTCGGCACCGGGGGCTCGCGGGGCGTGGTGATGATCTACACCAAAGGTGGAGTGCGGCGCTCCCAGCGTCGCTGA
- a CDS encoding alpha/beta fold hydrolase: protein MTLHVTDYGGAGRPPLVVMHGLLGSARNWAGTGKRLAEHYHVLALDLPNHGASPALDPADYPSMVRALLATLDGLGLERVTLMGHSLGGKVAMCAACWHPSRVERLLVLDIAPRQYVPDYRSFDAMQAVDLGRVSQRTDAETQMSEFGLSDSHRLFLLTNLVRTDEGTYRWAVDLELLRRQLPLFTAPPLRPQDRYEGPTRFIVGGGSRYWTEGDLEIALRHFPRADVVVLPDSGHNVHIEGGAQFLSAVQSSESP from the coding sequence TTGACGCTCCACGTCACCGACTACGGCGGCGCGGGCCGGCCGCCGCTCGTGGTGATGCACGGGCTGTTGGGGTCGGCCCGCAACTGGGCGGGCACGGGCAAACGTCTGGCCGAGCACTACCACGTACTGGCCCTCGACCTGCCCAACCACGGCGCCTCCCCCGCCCTGGATCCGGCGGACTACCCCTCCATGGTGCGGGCGCTGCTCGCCACGCTGGACGGGCTCGGCCTGGAGCGGGTCACCCTCATGGGGCACAGCCTGGGTGGTAAAGTGGCCATGTGTGCGGCCTGCTGGCACCCGAGCCGGGTAGAGCGTCTGCTGGTGCTCGACATCGCTCCCCGCCAATACGTCCCCGACTATCGCTCCTTCGACGCGATGCAGGCGGTCGATCTGGGGCGCGTGAGCCAGCGCACCGACGCCGAGACGCAGATGTCGGAGTTCGGGCTCAGCGACTCGCACCGACTGTTTCTGTTGACCAACCTGGTCCGCACCGATGAGGGCACCTACCGCTGGGCGGTGGACCTGGAGCTGCTGCGTCGCCAGCTCCCGCTGTTCACGGCTCCCCCGCTCCGACCGCAGGACCGGTACGAGGGGCCCACCCGCTTCATCGTGGGGGGTGGCTCCAGATACTGGACAGAAGGAGATTTGGAGATCGCGCTTCGTCATTTCCCCCGGGCGGACGTCGTAGTCCTCCCGGACAGTGGTCACAACGTGCATATCGAAGGCGGCGCCCAGTTTCTGTCCGCCGTCCAATCCTCGGAGAGTCCATGA
- a CDS encoding DUF1707 domain-containing protein gives MAESRQPETGLEALRQKAIDALCETFAQDHITVGEFERRVDLAHQAESTADLKALLDDLPKVGGLVPHQSTGEMAARPRVSPAGRVKERELMVGVFGGTHRAGHWFPARRSVAIGIMGGAKLDYRDAALPPGVTEVTAVAVMGGIEIIVPPDVVVDASGLAILGGFDHRSEEPATHDPEAPILKVNGLALMGGVEIKTLYPGETPRQARQRRRALRRGRHKELGDGS, from the coding sequence GTGGCGGAATCGAGACAGCCCGAAACGGGTTTGGAGGCGCTGCGGCAGAAGGCGATCGACGCGCTCTGCGAGACGTTCGCGCAGGACCACATCACGGTCGGCGAGTTCGAGCGCCGCGTGGACCTGGCCCATCAAGCCGAGTCCACGGCCGACCTCAAAGCCCTGCTCGACGATCTGCCCAAGGTCGGGGGCCTGGTGCCGCACCAGTCGACCGGGGAGATGGCGGCACGGCCCCGGGTCTCCCCCGCCGGACGCGTCAAGGAGCGCGAGCTCATGGTGGGCGTGTTCGGTGGCACCCACCGAGCGGGCCACTGGTTCCCGGCCCGACGCAGCGTGGCCATCGGCATCATGGGAGGGGCGAAGCTCGACTACCGTGACGCCGCCCTCCCGCCCGGGGTGACCGAAGTGACCGCCGTGGCTGTCATGGGTGGCATCGAGATCATCGTCCCTCCGGACGTGGTCGTCGACGCCAGCGGTCTGGCGATCCTGGGCGGCTTCGACCACCGCTCGGAAGAGCCCGCCACCCACGATCCCGAGGCCCCCATTCTGAAGGTGAACGGCCTGGCCCTCATGGGTGGCGTGGAGATCAAGACCCTGTATCCGGGCGAGACGCCCCGACAGGCGCGGCAGCGACGACGGGCCCTGCGGCGGGGGCGACACAAGGAGCTGGGAGACGGAAGCTGA
- the rocF gene encoding arginase, with the protein MTSPREIGIISVPMDLGAGRRGVDMGPSAMRIAGLQESLESLGHTVREAGRVEVPGQELARPGDAKAKYLEEITAVCSRTRELVASVLERGQFPLILGGDHSLSIGSVAGVANHYRSRGQSIGLIWFDAHADMNTPASTPSGNIHGMALSVLLGDGPEALTRLAGGHASVLAEHTSIVGARDLDRTEAEIVRTSGVRVFTMSEIDDRGMGACCEEAIARASTGTAGFHLSFDLDAIDPIVAPGVGTPVRGGITYREAHLMCEKAARTGCLLSMDLVELNPVLDSENRTAHLAVGLIASALGKTIV; encoded by the coding sequence ATGACGAGCCCGCGTGAGATCGGGATCATCTCCGTCCCCATGGACCTGGGCGCCGGGCGGCGCGGAGTGGACATGGGGCCGTCCGCGATGCGCATCGCGGGCCTGCAGGAGTCCTTGGAGTCGCTGGGTCACACCGTGCGCGAGGCCGGGCGCGTAGAGGTGCCCGGTCAAGAGCTCGCGCGGCCGGGGGACGCCAAGGCCAAGTACCTGGAGGAGATCACCGCAGTCTGCTCACGCACTCGCGAGCTGGTGGCCTCCGTGCTGGAGCGCGGCCAGTTCCCGCTCATCCTGGGGGGCGACCACTCCTTGTCCATCGGATCGGTGGCGGGCGTGGCGAACCACTACCGATCGAGAGGACAGTCCATCGGACTGATCTGGTTCGATGCACACGCCGACATGAACACGCCGGCCTCGACCCCCAGTGGCAACATCCACGGCATGGCGCTCTCCGTTCTGCTCGGCGACGGCCCGGAGGCGCTCACCCGCCTGGCTGGTGGGCACGCTTCGGTCCTGGCGGAGCATACCAGCATCGTGGGCGCGCGGGACCTCGACCGCACCGAGGCCGAGATCGTGCGCACATCGGGCGTGCGCGTCTTCACCATGTCCGAGATCGACGACCGTGGGATGGGCGCGTGCTGCGAGGAGGCCATCGCGCGAGCCAGCACGGGCACTGCCGGCTTCCATTTGTCGTTCGACCTGGATGCGATCGATCCCATTGTGGCTCCCGGTGTGGGAACCCCCGTGCGGGGTGGGATCACGTACCGGGAGGCCCACCTCATGTGCGAGAAGGCTGCGCGAACCGGTTGCTTGCTGTCCATGGACCTGGTGGAGCTGAACCCCGTGCTGGACAGTGAGAACCGCACGGCGCACCTCGCCGTGGGCTTGATCGCCAGCGCGCTGGGCAAGACCATCGTCTGA
- a CDS encoding RDD family protein, whose amino-acid sequence MTTTADPRSHVTPDAFAISDEVMGLPLASPGRRAVALALDGILIGIVSQLSWKLLGVIAAIAFFRVATRRGAVAGRVGRGFSYSVGCLGALILFSTVVVWTGVVRDWLTPDRLPSAPPPVEGAALLGDLVSGSVAAVRLRQATAEDEAVDLGVEFVRSALRATDTSEDDALAGVRDLMPEEPSFDVDVVMQRIAAEIGRGPAAAEAAKETVDADTLSAEEAWSRFLALEASDSLSREERVLREQLRNRLAEQVAADTLATLNRRLSGARRDVDELERERDRARDALTEREENQGLFGWLLSTVDQLGLTFGWGALYLATFMTLMKGQTPGKRALGLRVIRLDGQPIGWFAAFERAGGYAAGVATGLLGFAQILWDPNRQGIHDKIVATVVVREGAPRAPGSGRTGGLPAR is encoded by the coding sequence ATGACCACCACAGCTGATCCGCGGAGTCACGTCACCCCCGACGCGTTCGCGATCTCCGACGAGGTGATGGGGCTCCCGCTCGCGTCGCCAGGTCGACGCGCGGTGGCGTTGGCCCTGGACGGGATCCTCATCGGCATCGTGTCCCAGTTGTCATGGAAGCTGCTGGGAGTCATCGCGGCGATCGCCTTCTTTCGAGTGGCTACCCGCAGGGGTGCCGTGGCCGGCAGGGTGGGGCGTGGCTTCTCGTACTCGGTGGGCTGCCTCGGTGCGCTGATCCTCTTCAGCACCGTGGTGGTGTGGACCGGTGTGGTGCGCGACTGGCTCACGCCGGACCGACTCCCCTCGGCTCCGCCCCCCGTGGAGGGCGCCGCCCTGCTTGGAGATCTGGTCAGCGGAAGCGTGGCCGCAGTGCGGCTCAGACAGGCCACCGCCGAGGACGAAGCCGTGGATCTGGGAGTCGAGTTCGTGCGGAGTGCGCTTCGAGCCACGGACACCTCGGAGGACGACGCCCTGGCGGGCGTGCGCGACTTGATGCCCGAGGAGCCGTCGTTCGACGTCGATGTGGTGATGCAGCGCATCGCTGCCGAGATCGGCAGGGGCCCGGCGGCTGCGGAGGCCGCGAAGGAGACCGTCGATGCGGATACGCTCTCCGCCGAGGAGGCCTGGAGTCGTTTCCTGGCGTTGGAGGCCTCCGACTCCCTGAGCCGCGAGGAGCGGGTGCTCCGGGAGCAACTGAGGAATCGCCTCGCCGAGCAGGTGGCTGCGGATACGCTGGCCACCTTGAACCGAAGGCTGTCCGGGGCGCGTCGCGACGTCGACGAACTGGAGCGCGAACGCGACCGGGCCCGCGACGCGCTGACGGAACGCGAGGAAAACCAGGGTCTGTTCGGCTGGCTGCTGAGCACCGTGGACCAGTTGGGGCTCACCTTCGGGTGGGGTGCGCTCTACCTGGCCACCTTCATGACACTGATGAAGGGCCAAACGCCCGGAAAGCGCGCGCTGGGCCTCCGCGTGATCCGCCTGGACGGGCAGCCCATCGGCTGGTTCGCCGCCTTCGAGCGCGCCGGTGGCTATGCGGCCGGAGTGGCCACCGGCCTGCTCGGGTTCGCCCAGATCCTCTGGGACCCCAACCGGCAGGGGATCCACGACAAGATCGTGGCGACGGTGGTGGTGCGAGAGGGTGCGCCCCGGGCGCCGGGGTCGGGACGCACCGGGGGCCTCCCCGCTCGCTGA
- a CDS encoding cytochrome c biogenesis protein CcdA, whose translation MDFSVSFPLAFAAGLVSFLSPCVFPLVPSYLAVVSGLTLGELSERSERGSAAVGAILFVVGFTLVFMSLGAAATALGRALAQVLPWIQRIGGALIVLMGLYMLGAFQSMFLARERRFHTAARPTGPVGALLAGVVFGAGWSPCIGPVLATILLMAGLEGSVLKGSLLLGTYALGLGVPFVAAALGLRHLLSRSNRIRRWSLPLQRVAGTFLVLVGLLLLTGHFAALTATLAQMGQLITLEP comes from the coding sequence ATGGACTTCTCCGTCTCCTTTCCGCTGGCGTTCGCCGCCGGCCTGGTCAGCTTCCTCTCACCCTGCGTCTTCCCGCTGGTCCCGAGCTACCTGGCGGTGGTCTCGGGCCTGACTCTGGGGGAGCTCTCCGAGCGCTCGGAGCGGGGGAGCGCCGCCGTGGGGGCGATCCTCTTCGTGGTGGGATTCACCCTGGTGTTCATGTCGCTGGGGGCGGCCGCCACGGCGTTGGGGCGGGCCTTGGCGCAGGTGCTGCCTTGGATCCAGCGGATCGGCGGAGCGTTGATCGTTCTGATGGGCCTCTACATGCTGGGCGCCTTCCAGTCCATGTTCCTGGCCCGGGAGCGGCGTTTCCACACGGCCGCCCGGCCCACCGGGCCCGTGGGAGCCCTGCTGGCCGGGGTGGTCTTCGGGGCCGGCTGGTCGCCCTGCATCGGCCCGGTGCTGGCCACCATCCTGCTGATGGCGGGACTGGAGGGCTCGGTGCTCAAGGGCAGCCTGCTGCTGGGAACCTACGCCCTGGGCCTGGGGGTGCCCTTCGTGGCCGCGGCCCTGGGGCTCCGCCACCTGCTCTCGCGCTCCAACCGCATCCGGCGCTGGTCCTTGCCCCTCCAGCGGGTCGCCGGAACCTTCCTCGTGTTGGTGGGGCTTCTACTGCTCACCGGCCACTTCGCCGCGCTCACCGCCACGCTCGCCCAGATGGGCCAGCTCATCACTCTGGAACCTTGA
- a CDS encoding thioredoxin domain-containing protein yields MALQSRRAAGRAPFVFLALLASVACGSGEAAPGTALTTAQAGVPAPVLDQPLAQPEPERIDISDLGHVRGNPEAPIQVVEFTDFGCGYCKQFHDNTWGTLERNYVDTGKVFWRTVHFNVGMFKNAQDAAVAGECAFAQGGQQRWDEMRVGLFAAQREWKGTDDAGPIFERVAREAGLDASAFQACMGNRDVEEPVRFANDVARRAGVRGTPTFYVNGYPVQGALPLEAFSEFFDRLLEAEAEGAAG; encoded by the coding sequence ATGGCTCTGCAGTCTCGACGCGCCGCCGGGCGCGCCCCGTTTGTCTTCCTGGCACTGCTGGCGAGCGTCGCCTGCGGGTCGGGTGAGGCCGCTCCCGGCACGGCGCTGACCACCGCCCAGGCCGGGGTGCCTGCCCCGGTGCTTGACCAGCCCCTGGCCCAGCCGGAGCCCGAACGGATCGACATCTCCGATCTGGGGCATGTGCGGGGCAACCCCGAAGCACCCATCCAGGTGGTCGAGTTCACGGACTTCGGGTGCGGCTACTGCAAGCAGTTCCACGACAACACCTGGGGCACGCTGGAGCGGAACTACGTGGACACGGGCAAGGTCTTCTGGCGCACGGTCCACTTCAACGTCGGGATGTTCAAGAACGCGCAGGACGCCGCCGTGGCTGGTGAGTGTGCGTTCGCCCAGGGCGGCCAGCAGCGTTGGGACGAGATGCGGGTGGGGTTGTTCGCCGCGCAGCGCGAATGGAAGGGTACCGACGACGCCGGTCCCATCTTCGAACGGGTGGCGCGCGAGGCCGGGCTCGACGCATCGGCGTTCCAGGCCTGCATGGGCAACCGCGACGTGGAGGAGCCGGTGCGCTTCGCCAACGACGTGGCGCGCAGAGCGGGCGTGCGCGGCACGCCCACGTTCTACGTCAACGGCTACCCGGTGCAGGGCGCCTTGCCGCTCGAGGCGTTCTCCGAGTTCTTCGACCGTCTCCTGGAGGCGGAAGCCGAGGGCGCGGCGGGTTGA
- a CDS encoding ferredoxin family protein, whose translation MTYIIAEPCIATKDASCVEVCPVDCIYEGEDQYYIHPDECIDCGACEPECPVQAIFPDTDVPPEWSSYIEKNAKHFK comes from the coding sequence ATGACCTACATCATCGCTGAGCCGTGTATCGCGACCAAAGACGCCAGCTGCGTCGAGGTCTGCCCGGTCGACTGCATCTACGAGGGCGAGGATCAGTACTACATCCACCCCGACGAGTGCATCGACTGTGGGGCCTGCGAGCCCGAGTGTCCGGTGCAGGCGATCTTCCCCGATACCGACGTCCCGCCGGAGTGGAGCAGCTACATCGAGAAGAACGCGAAGCACTTCAAGTAG
- a CDS encoding amidohydrolase has protein sequence MSRLPLLLTAFCMTACSSPDSAADLLLRGGRVWVGADEPSVEAIAIRDGRVVALGTAADLASLVGSSTEIVELDGRTVLPGLIDAHVHFIQGGFQLSSVDLRSADSPEEFTRRLAEFAGTRPAGTWITGGDWDHEAWGGELPDRAWIDRVTPDHPVFVSRLDGHMAVANTRALELAGVEAGTPDPPGGTVVRDARGRPTGVLKDEAMGLVGRVMPAPSEADLDRALDAAVAHALSLGVTQVHDMGDWTHFETYRRAQAAGRLPIRIYSVVPMSTWPRLAELVGREGRGDRRLWWGGLKAFVDGSLGSTTAWFYEPYTDDPSTAGLLTTDTTALREWILAADSAGLHTIVHAIGDQANDWLLDVFAEAQARNGARDRRQRIEHAQHLRADAIPRFGALGVIASMQPYHAADDGRWAEKRIGPERIKTTYAFRSLLDAGAPLAFGSDWTVAPLSPFLGMEAAVTRQTIDGANPEGWVPEQRITLEDALVAYTRGGARAGFMESEVGSLEVGKAADLVVVSGDLFGTEPDRIGELVADLTVVDGTVEYRRR, from the coding sequence ATGTCTCGCCTGCCTCTCCTACTCACGGCCTTTTGCATGACTGCTTGCAGTTCTCCCGACTCGGCCGCCGACCTGCTGCTCCGCGGTGGCCGCGTCTGGGTGGGGGCGGACGAGCCCTCGGTGGAGGCGATCGCGATCCGCGACGGGCGCGTGGTGGCGCTGGGCACCGCGGCGGACCTGGCGTCGCTGGTGGGGAGCAGCACGGAGATCGTGGAGCTCGACGGTCGCACGGTGTTGCCCGGGCTGATCGACGCACATGTCCACTTCATTCAGGGCGGCTTTCAACTCTCGAGCGTGGATCTGCGGAGCGCCGACAGCCCGGAGGAATTCACGCGACGCCTTGCGGAATTCGCCGGCACCCGGCCCGCGGGCACCTGGATCACCGGCGGCGACTGGGATCACGAAGCCTGGGGCGGGGAGCTTCCCGACCGAGCATGGATCGACCGGGTCACCCCCGACCATCCGGTCTTCGTGAGCCGGCTGGACGGTCACATGGCCGTGGCCAATACACGGGCGCTCGAGCTCGCGGGGGTCGAGGCCGGAACCCCCGACCCGCCGGGCGGGACGGTGGTGCGGGACGCGAGGGGCCGTCCGACCGGCGTCCTGAAGGACGAGGCCATGGGGCTCGTGGGCCGGGTGATGCCGGCTCCTTCCGAGGCGGACCTCGATCGGGCGCTCGACGCCGCCGTGGCGCACGCCCTGTCGCTCGGGGTCACCCAGGTGCACGACATGGGGGACTGGACGCACTTCGAGACCTACCGGCGCGCGCAAGCGGCGGGTCGGCTCCCCATCCGCATCTACTCGGTGGTGCCCATGAGCACCTGGCCGCGCCTGGCCGAGCTGGTGGGACGCGAGGGTCGGGGCGACCGACGGCTGTGGTGGGGAGGTCTCAAGGCCTTCGTGGACGGATCGCTGGGGTCGACGACCGCCTGGTTCTACGAGCCCTACACGGACGATCCCAGCACCGCCGGCCTGCTGACCACCGACACCACGGCGCTGCGGGAGTGGATCCTGGCGGCCGACTCGGCCGGCCTGCACACCATCGTGCACGCCATCGGCGACCAGGCCAACGATTGGCTCCTCGATGTCTTCGCCGAGGCCCAGGCCAGGAACGGTGCCCGCGACCGGCGTCAACGCATCGAGCACGCGCAGCACCTCAGGGCCGATGCCATCCCGCGCTTCGGAGCGCTCGGGGTGATCGCGTCCATGCAGCCCTACCACGCGGCCGACGACGGCCGTTGGGCGGAGAAGCGCATCGGTCCTGAGCGGATCAAGACCACCTACGCGTTCCGCTCCCTGTTGGATGCCGGCGCGCCGCTGGCCTTCGGATCGGACTGGACGGTCGCACCCTTGAGCCCCTTCCTGGGGATGGAGGCCGCCGTCACCCGCCAGACCATCGACGGGGCGAACCCCGAAGGCTGGGTGCCGGAGCAACGTATCACGCTCGAAGACGCGCTGGTCGCGTATACGCGCGGGGGCGCCCGAGCGGGCTTCATGGAGTCGGAGGTCGGAAGCCTGGAGGTGGGAAAGGCCGCCGATCTGGTGGTCGTCTCCGGGGACCTGTTCGGTACCGAGCCTGACCGCATCGGGGAGCTGGTCGCGGACCTGACCGTGGTGGACGGAACGGTGGAGTACCGACGGAGGTAG
- a CDS encoding cob(I)yrinic acid a,c-diamide adenosyltransferase: MKIYTRTGDTGTTALFGGGRVSKAHLRVEAFGTVDELNASLGLARPSLTAELPERITALQRDLFSMGAHLATPPAEPGHPRPALPPLPEHRIAEMEAWIDAADDELPPLRHFVLPAGSPGGAALHVARTVCRRAERRVTALAEADSVDPVLIRYLNRLSDLLFVWARLANARAGVADVEWSG; encoded by the coding sequence ATGAAGATCTACACACGCACCGGTGATACCGGCACGACCGCACTGTTCGGTGGAGGGCGCGTCTCCAAGGCCCACCTGCGCGTCGAGGCGTTCGGCACCGTGGACGAGCTGAACGCGTCGCTGGGCTTGGCCCGGCCCTCCTTGACCGCCGAGCTCCCGGAGCGGATCACGGCGCTGCAGCGCGACCTGTTCTCGATGGGCGCCCATCTGGCCACTCCACCGGCGGAGCCGGGGCACCCGCGGCCGGCGCTCCCCCCGTTGCCTGAGCACCGGATCGCGGAGATGGAAGCATGGATCGATGCCGCGGACGACGAGCTGCCGCCGCTTCGGCATTTCGTGCTTCCAGCGGGCTCCCCGGGTGGTGCGGCGCTGCACGTGGCCCGCACGGTGTGCCGGCGGGCGGAGCGCCGCGTGACGGCCCTGGCCGAGGCGGATTCGGTCGATCCCGTACTGATCCGCTATCTGAACCGGCTGAGCGATCTGTTGTTCGTGTGGGCGCGCCTGGCCAACGCGAGGGCCGGCGTTGCCGATGTGGAGTGGAGCGGCTGA